A portion of the Cryptomeria japonica chromosome 5, Sugi_1.0, whole genome shotgun sequence genome contains these proteins:
- the LOC131876135 gene encoding uncharacterized protein LOC131876135, translated as MEAYLNAFGYDVWKYVVYGYSPPSNPPTDQEGKKKSENNAKAKHALLCSLADFEFTKVMHCKSAKEIWNKLKGIYEGDEKVKEARLQSHRMKFKSLKMKEDEVIATYFLRVDEIVNAIRGLGEDIDEKVLVRKLIRSLTMKFDFKISAIEEMKDLEKLTKDKLHGILTAYEMRVEHKPSQKEVSFKASKKGKNNNYVPNESTSSESNEAEAYFMRKLKKGKGKYKGKFAFKCFNYGKVGHYASKCPQNESENSEEEKKNYSKKKGNKSFKKNFSKHKKSFYSRQSSSSSEENFEDCTSSDGEECWHF; from the coding sequence ATGGAAGCCTACTTGAATGCATTTGGTTATGATGTTTGGAAATATGTGGTATATGGTTACTCACCTCCATCTAATCCTCCAACAGAtcaagaaggaaagaagaaaagtGAGAATAATGCCAAAGCCAAACATGCTCTTCTGTGTAGCCTTGCAGATTTTGAGTTCACAAAGGTCATGCATTGCAAATCAGCCAAAGAGatatggaacaaattgaaaggtaTTTATGAAGGGGATGAGAAAGTAAAAGAGGCCAGACTACAATCTCATAGAATGAAATTCAAAAGCCTtaaaatgaaggaagatgaagTAATAGCCACTTATTTTCTGCGTGTGGATGAAATTGTGAATGCAATCAGAGGACTAGGAGAAGATATTGATGAAAAGGTCCTTGTTCGAAAATTGATAAGATCCTTGACAATGAAATTTGACTTCAAGATATCAGCAATAGAAGAAATGAAGGATTTGGAAAAGTTGACAAAAGATAAATTGCATGGGATTctcacagcctatgaaatgagagtTGAACACAAACCATCACAAAAGGAGGTATCCTTCAAAGCATCAAAGAAGGGTAAGAATAATAATTATGTACCAAATGAAAGTACAAGTAGTGAATCAAATGAGGCAGAAGCTTACTTCATGAGAAAGTTAAAAAAGGGTAAAGGCAAATACAAAGGAAAATTCGCATTCAAATGCTTCAATTATGGCAAGGTTGGGCACTATGCTTCAAAGTGTCCCCAAAATGAAAGTGAAAATAGTGAAGAGGAGAAAAAAAACTAttcaaaaaagaaaggaaataaatCCTTCAAGAAGAACTTTTCAAAACATAAGAAGAGCTTCTACTCTAGGCAAAGCTCTAGTTCATCAGAAGAAAACTTTGAAGATTGTACCAGTAGTGATGGTGaagagtgttggcatttttga